The Acidobacteriota bacterium region CCCCGTTCGGATCCGCGCCGGCCGCCAGGAGGCGCTCGACCAGCGCGCCGTGCCCGCGGGCGCAGGCCATCAGGAGCGGCGTGACGCCGAGATCGTTCGCCGCGTCGACGTCGGCGCCGGCGCCGAGGAGCAGGTCGGCAATCTCCACGCTCTCGCGGTGGACCGCCCAGTGGAGGGCCGTGGCGCCGTCCGGCTGCCGCCCGTCCGCATCGACCGCTGCGAAGAGCAGCGTCCGCACGGCCGCAACGTCCACGGCTCGCACGGCCGAGATCAGACGTGACGCCCCGGATGCGGGTTCCGCCTGACCCTGGACGGCGGCCGGCGCCGCAGCCAGAAGTGCTGCAAGCAGCAGCGCGCATCTCGCCATGGCGCTACAGGTCCAGCCGCCCGGTGCTGTCGTGGAGACTGTCGAGCCGCATGCCCAGCTTCTCCGCCACCGTCAGGTGCAGGTTGGCGAGGGGCGTGCCGCCGGCGACGGACCGGCCGCCGCCCGCGCCGCCGTCGTAGCGCAGGTGCCGGCCGCCCTTCAGGCGTCCCCCACCGCCGCCCGCCACCACCAGCGGCAGGTTCCACGGCTGGTGATCGCCCTCGGACATGCCCGCGCCGTAGTAGAGGACGACGTGATCCAGCAGCGAGCCGTCGCCGTCCGGAGTCGCGGCCAGGCGGCCGAGGTAGTAGGCGAACTGCTCGGCGTGGTGCGTGTTGATGCGGATCAACTGCTCGCGGCTGATCGAGCTGTCCTCGTGCGACAGCGGATGGTGTCCGCCGGGCGCGCCGATCTCCGGATAGGTGCGGCTGCTGAACTCGCGGCCCACCATGAACGTGATGACGCGCGTCAGGTCGCTCTGATACGCGAGCACCTGCAGGTCGAACATCAGCCGCGCGTGGTCCGCGAAGCTCGCGGGCACGCCGGCCGGCTGGTCGAATGCCGGAAGCTCCCGCGCCGCCTGGGCCTCGATGCGCTGGATCCGCCGCTCGATGTCCCGCACGGCGTCTAGGTACTCCGCCAGCTTGGCCGCGTCGCCCGGACCGAGATCGCGGGCGAGGGCGGCCGCCTTCTCGCCGACCGAATCGAGCAGGCTGCGGTTCTGCGCCAGCCGCGCCTGGCGGACGGCCGGGTCGGTGCTGCCGCCGTCGCCGAACATCCGCTCGAAGACCACGCGCGGGTTGTGCTCCATCGGGAGCGGGGTCCGCGGGCCGCGCCACGTGATGGTGTGGCTGTAGGTGCAACTGTAGCCGCCGTCGCAGGTGCCCGCCCCCTTGTCGCCGGACTCCAGCGACAGCTCCAGGGATCCGAGCGCGGTGTCCTGCCCGAACTCCCGGGCGAGGAGCTGATCGAGCGAGACGTCGGCCAGGAAGTCGTTGCCCTCCTGCCCGAAGGGGCGTGGGATCGCCCCGGTCAGGTACTTCGTCGCACAGCGGCCGTGGACCGCTCCGCTGCGCGCGGTCAGGCCGTTCACGTTCTGGGTCAAGCCGGTCAGCACCAGCAGCCGGTCGCGGAACGGCTCGAGCGGCTTCAGGATCGGCGAGAGCTCGAACCCGGCGCCGGCGGCGGACGGCGTCCACCGGTCGATCACCACCCCGTTCGGCACGTAGACGACACCGAACCGTCGCACGGGGCGGGCCGCCGAGCGGTGGAGCGCGGTCAGCGCCGGCGCCATGCCGTCGAGCAGCGGCAGCGCCACCGCCGCGCCGAGGCCGCGCAGCACCGTCCGGCGGGGAACGGCCTTCCTGGTGATGATCATGACTCCGACCTCCGCATCCGGAACGACGTGCTCTCGACGATGCCCAGGATCAGGGACGACCAGCGGTGGTCGTCCTCCGCGGCGGCGCGCGTTACGGCGCGGATCACCGGGCGGTCGTAGTGCTCGATTCCGCGGCCGAGAGCGTAGGTGAGCAGCTTCTCGGTAACCGTCTCCACGAACTGCTCCGAGCGGTCCAGCAACACCCGCCGCAGACCCGCGGGACCGTCGAACGACGTCGTCCCGTCGGCAAGGACCGCCGAAGCGTCGACCGGGAGGCCGGCGTCGCGGGTACGCCAGGCCCCGACCGCGTCGAAGTTCTCCAGCGCGAAGCCGAGCGGGTCCATCGGCGCGTGACAGACGGCGCAGGCCGCGTTGCGCCGGTGTTGCGCCAGGCGCTCGCGCACGGTGCGGGGCTCGCCCGCCTCCCCGCGTGCCGGCAACGGCGGGATGTCCGGGGGCGGCGGGGCCGGCGGCGTCCCGAGGATGTTCTCCAGGAGCCATTTCGCCCGCAGCACCGGGGACGTGCGGTTGCCGTAGGACGTCGCGGCGAGGATGCTGCCCTGGCCGAGCAGGCCGCCGCGCCGCTCGTCCGGCAGCGTCACCCGCCGGTAGTGGCTTCCCGTGACACCCGCGATGCCGTAGTGCCGGGCCAGCCGTTCGTTCAGGAAGGAGTGGTCCGCGCGCAGCAGGTCGACGACGCTCCGGTCCTCGCGAAGCTGGCTCTCCACGAACAGCTCGGTCTCCCGCCGGAGGGCCTCGCGGAGGTTCTCGTCGAAATCGGGAAACAGGTTCGGATCGGGAGCGATGCCCGCGACGCTGCGCAGCGACAGCCACTGGCCGGCGAAGTTGTCGACGAGCGCGCGCGACCTCGAGTCGGCGAGCATGCGCCGCACCTGCCGTTCGCGCTCCGCGGGGTCGGACAGCCGGCCGTCGATGGCGGCGTCCAGCAGGTCGTCGTCCGGAATGCTGCTCCAGAGAAAGAACGACAGCCGCGAGGCAAGCTCCAGGTCCGAGAGCCGGTACGGGGCGCCCGGCGCGACGTCCTCCGGATCGCGCTCGATACGGAACAGGAACTCCGGATCGATGAGGAGGCGCTCGAGGGCCGCGCGGATGCCGGCCTCGAAGCCGCCCGCCTGCCGGCCGGTCCGGTAGAACGCGAGCAACGCGGCGACGTCGGCCTCGCCGACCGGGCGGCGGTACGCCCGGCGGGCCAGCGCCGCCAGGATCTGTCGGGCGCAGGCGTCCTCCGCGGCGCGGCCGCCGGGGCGGCAGATGAAGATCCGGGCGCGGCTGGCCGTCTCGCCCGATCCGGTGGCGGCGTACGGCCCGTCGATGGCGACGCTCTCGACGCCCGGCCCCTCCGGGCGCGGCGACGTGTCGGTGGTCTCGGTGACGGTGGCCCCGTACTCCCGCAGCGGCGGCTGCAGCACCCCCTCCTGCTCCCACGACTTGCCGACGAACGACACGCCGACCACCCGCGTGCCGGCGCGCACCGGCACGCGCACGGCCAGATCCGCGTCGGCCCCGGTGCGGTAGTCGTCCCAGTCCTGGCTCGGGTACTCCGCTTCGCCGGCGGCCACGAACGTTCCCGAGAAGGTGACCGGGGCCGGCCGGCCCGGCGCCTCGGCGCCGACCGGGAAGCGCGCGACGCGCCGGCCGTCGATCCGCAGGTCCAGGTCGTGCGCCTCGTCGAGATTGACGATGTACTCGTAGACGCTGCGCTTCAGCCGGATCGTGACGAGGTACTCGCCGTCGAGCGGAAAACGGTGGCGGACCGCGAGGCCGGCGCGGGAACCGAACGGCAGGTCGTCGCTCATCCGCTCGTTCTGCGTCATCGCGATCGGGACGCGATAGACCTGCGACGTAGAGCCCGGCCCTATCGTCGGATCGCCGACCGCGAGACGGCTGATCCGGCGCGCCGCCGACAGGTAGCGCTCCATCAGCACGGGGGACAGCGCCAGCGTGCCGGCGAGATTGTCGAAGCCGTGGCCCGTGTCGTCGGCCGGCAGCAGGGCGGCGGCGTCGACCTCGAGCGCCAGCAGGTCACGCACCGCGTTCGCGTACTCGGCGCGGTTCAGGCGGTGTGCGGGCACCCGTCCCGGCTCGATCCTGGACGCGGCGGCGCGGTCGAGCTCGGCTTCCAGCCACGTCCGGAAACCGTCGTAGGTTTGCCGCTCGGGACGCGGGCGGCCGGCCGGGGGCATCATCCCGCCGCGCAGCTTCAGGACGACCCGCTCCCAGATCTCCGGCGTCGCGCCGACGCGGGAGACGTCGAGCGCATCGAGCGCGAGCCCGCCCGTCCGCAGCCGCTCGTTATGACAGGTGACGCAGTAGCGATCGAGCAGGGCGCGCTGCGGCGCTGCCGTGGAGGTGGCTTCTTGCACCGACGGCGTCCGAATCTTCTCGGCAGCCTCCACGGCCTCCGGGTGCAGCCCGACCGCGCCCGCAACGGCAGACGCCACGGCCAGGCACCGTGCGACCCTATGCCCCATGGCCGCCATCTTACACCCGCACCCGGGCCGGGACCGGCCGTAGAATGGGGCCGATATGCGTACCCTCAGCCTCCGTGCCGGACCCGCCGCGCTGGCCGTCCTGCTGCTCATCCCAACCCTAGCCGCCCAGGACCGTAGCGGGCCGACGCCCAAGGTGGCCCCCAGCGGCCGGGTGACGACGAGCGTGACCTTCGACGGCCGCGTGCTGCCCGACGGCGGGTGGTTCACCTACACCCCGTCCCACTCGGGCCCGTCCCGCATCACCATCGACTACGGCCAGCCGCACGCCCGGACCCGGGAGATTTTCGGCGGGCTGGTTCCCTACGACGAGGTCTGGCGCCTGGGGGCGAACTGGGCCACGCGCCTGACCCTCGACTTCGACGTCCGCTTCGGCGAGCTCGACGTGCCGCGCGGGGAGTACACGCTGTTCATGCTCCCGCGGGAACACGGCGGCGAGCTCATCGTGAGCCGCCAGACCCGGCAGTGGGGCACGGACTACGACCCCTCCTTCGACTTCGGCAGGACGTCCATCGGTCGCCGCACGCTGGAAGGAAACGTC contains the following coding sequences:
- a CDS encoding DUF1552 domain-containing protein translates to MIITRKAVPRRTVLRGLGAAVALPLLDGMAPALTALHRSAARPVRRFGVVYVPNGVVIDRWTPSAAGAGFELSPILKPLEPFRDRLLVLTGLTQNVNGLTARSGAVHGRCATKYLTGAIPRPFGQEGNDFLADVSLDQLLAREFGQDTALGSLELSLESGDKGAGTCDGGYSCTYSHTITWRGPRTPLPMEHNPRVVFERMFGDGGSTDPAVRQARLAQNRSLLDSVGEKAAALARDLGPGDAAKLAEYLDAVRDIERRIQRIEAQAARELPAFDQPAGVPASFADHARLMFDLQVLAYQSDLTRVITFMVGREFSSRTYPEIGAPGGHHPLSHEDSSISREQLIRINTHHAEQFAYYLGRLAATPDGDGSLLDHVVLYYGAGMSEGDHQPWNLPLVVAGGGGGRLKGGRHLRYDGGAGGGRSVAGGTPLANLHLTVAEKLGMRLDSLHDSTGRLDL
- a CDS encoding DUF1592 domain-containing protein, whose product is MAAGEAEYPSQDWDDYRTGADADLAVRVPVRAGTRVVGVSFVGKSWEQEGVLQPPLREYGATVTETTDTSPRPEGPGVESVAIDGPYAATGSGETASRARIFICRPGGRAAEDACARQILAALARRAYRRPVGEADVAALLAFYRTGRQAGGFEAGIRAALERLLIDPEFLFRIERDPEDVAPGAPYRLSDLELASRLSFFLWSSIPDDDLLDAAIDGRLSDPAERERQVRRMLADSRSRALVDNFAGQWLSLRSVAGIAPDPNLFPDFDENLREALRRETELFVESQLREDRSVVDLLRADHSFLNERLARHYGIAGVTGSHYRRVTLPDERRGGLLGQGSILAATSYGNRTSPVLRAKWLLENILGTPPAPPPPDIPPLPARGEAGEPRTVRERLAQHRRNAACAVCHAPMDPLGFALENFDAVGAWRTRDAGLPVDASAVLADGTTSFDGPAGLRRVLLDRSEQFVETVTEKLLTYALGRGIEHYDRPVIRAVTRAAAEDDHRWSSLILGIVESTSFRMRRSES
- a CDS encoding DUF2911 domain-containing protein is translated as MRTLSLRAGPAALAVLLLIPTLAAQDRSGPTPKVAPSGRVTTSVTFDGRVLPDGGWFTYTPSHSGPSRITIDYGQPHARTREIFGGLVPYDEVWRLGANWATRLTLDFDVRFGELDVPRGEYTLFMLPREHGGELIVSRQTRQWGTDYDPSFDFGRTSIGRRTLEGNVRSLAVTLEPDLPAEEGAAPSGMLRITWGQAEYFTAWRMRWP